One region of Pseudomonadota bacterium genomic DNA includes:
- a CDS encoding response regulator, whose protein sequence is MSDSGPVQILLVEDNPEDAELTIRALTKQRLAGSLRHVEDGAEALDFFFGENAAGQHPRTVLLDLKLPKVDGLEVLRRLRGEACTKDIPIVILTSSSEDKDLEAAYALGANSYVVKPVGFREFTDVVARLGAYWVRLNQSPRA, encoded by the coding sequence TGAGTGATTCCGGGCCGGTCCAGATTCTCCTGGTAGAGGACAACCCGGAGGACGCGGAGCTCACCATTCGCGCCCTTACAAAGCAGCGTCTCGCGGGCAGCCTGCGCCACGTCGAAGACGGTGCCGAAGCGCTCGACTTCTTCTTCGGTGAGAACGCAGCCGGCCAGCATCCTCGCACCGTGCTGCTTGACCTGAAGCTTCCCAAGGTCGACGGCCTGGAAGTGCTGCGCCGACTACGAGGCGAAGCCTGCACGAAAGACATCCCGATCGTGATTCTGACCTCATCCAGCGAAGACAAGGACCTCGAGGCCGCGTACGCGCTCGGAGCGAACAGCTACGTGGTCAAGCCGGTGGGTTTCAGAGAGTTCACGGACGTCGTGGCAAGACTGGGCGCATACTGGGTACGGCTGAACCAGAGCCCGAGGGCTTGA